A stretch of the Streptomyces sp. NBC_01428 genome encodes the following:
- a CDS encoding GntR family transcriptional regulator, with amino-acid sequence MREALTAAAARRVTRPAPLRQAVYDALTELIVSGSLKPGQHLVEAELAEHLGVSRQPVREALQRLQTDGWVDLRPAQGAFVHSPTEEEAAQLLGVRAVLETYSAQLAAQNAKPEDIERLWELQQEGVDALAEGDVERLVAANTALHAFITSVAGNDVLAELISGVGQKVRWYYTPIARPRGKEAWNEHAQLIRAIAKGDADRAGEVMRKHTERTTGFYRKQIAAGGRA; translated from the coding sequence ATGCGCGAGGCACTCACGGCCGCCGCGGCCCGGCGCGTCACCCGCCCGGCACCACTGCGCCAGGCCGTGTACGACGCACTGACCGAGCTGATCGTCAGCGGCTCCCTCAAGCCCGGCCAACACCTGGTCGAGGCCGAGCTCGCCGAGCACCTGGGCGTCAGCCGCCAGCCCGTCCGCGAGGCGTTGCAGCGGCTCCAGACCGACGGCTGGGTGGACCTGCGTCCTGCCCAGGGGGCGTTCGTCCACTCCCCCACCGAGGAGGAGGCAGCCCAACTCCTCGGTGTCCGGGCGGTTCTGGAGACCTACTCGGCGCAGCTCGCCGCGCAGAACGCGAAGCCCGAGGACATCGAGCGGCTCTGGGAGCTGCAGCAGGAGGGCGTCGACGCGCTCGCCGAAGGGGACGTCGAGCGGCTGGTCGCCGCGAACACGGCCCTGCACGCCTTCATCACCTCCGTGGCGGGCAACGACGTCCTGGCCGAACTCATCTCCGGTGTCGGCCAGAAGGTGCGCTGGTACTACACGCCGATCGCCCGCCCGCGCGGCAAGGAGGCGTGGAACGAACACGCCCAGCTGATCAGGGCCATCGCCAAGGGCGACGCCGACCGGGCGGGCGAGGTGATGCGCAAGCACACCGAGCGCACCACGGGCTTCTACCGCAAGCAGATCGCGGCCGGCGGACGGGCGTAG
- a CDS encoding NAD(P)H-dependent oxidoreductase subunit E, whose translation MTTSASDVTVEGVVRRAAAGHRDQRGALLPVLHAVQAELGHVPQEAIPVLADEFNLSRADVHGVVTFYHDFRREPAGRTLLRICRAEACQALGAEGLMTYAREAGLAPGETTPDGAVTVEQVFCLGNCALGPAVEVNGRLHGRVTPARLGSILDGTVSS comes from the coding sequence ATGACGACCAGCGCGAGCGACGTGACGGTCGAGGGCGTGGTCCGCAGAGCGGCGGCCGGCCACCGGGACCAGCGCGGTGCGCTGCTGCCCGTACTGCACGCCGTGCAGGCTGAGTTGGGGCATGTGCCGCAGGAGGCGATCCCGGTGCTCGCCGATGAGTTCAACCTCTCCCGGGCCGATGTCCACGGGGTGGTGACCTTCTACCACGACTTCCGCCGCGAGCCCGCCGGACGCACCCTCCTGCGCATCTGCCGGGCCGAGGCGTGCCAGGCCCTGGGCGCCGAGGGCCTGATGACCTACGCCCGCGAGGCGGGACTGGCACCCGGAGAGACGACCCCCGACGGTGCCGTGACCGTCGAGCAGGTCTTCTGCCTCGGCAACTGCGCCCTCGGCCCGGCGGTCGAGGTGAACGGCCGCCTGCACGGCCGCGTGACCCCGGCCCGGCTGGGCTCGATCCTCGACGGGACGGTCTCCTCATGA
- a CDS encoding acyl-CoA dehydrogenase family protein produces the protein MSYRSSLSAVLADVVAPAAEVTGERGRFPRAAVTALGRAGLLGLTAPTADGGGGRGCAEAAEVVARTARVCPATAAVLTSHFAAVAALGVYGNPWLRGEIAAGRHLATLALGDIGPEGLLAEEGSGRRHLSPGGGGSTAVRSGGVVALRARRRAVVAAGEADSYLWSSEAWETSRPTVPQALPGRSRRTDRGGVTLWVVPAHAPDLFVPARPDGAGPGGSGTSTVCADPVLVPADAMLGPDGGGGDIVLGVVRPWLLELTAAMAAEMPRTREVPCQEPGFADARSGTGPSQGAGGHDVRSGAGPAGAARSEDTGLAPACRPAGTLAPT, from the coding sequence GTGTCGTACCGCAGTTCTCTCTCCGCGGTCCTCGCCGATGTCGTCGCGCCCGCCGCCGAAGTGACCGGTGAGCGGGGCCGGTTCCCGCGTGCGGCCGTGACGGCCCTCGGTCGCGCGGGGTTGCTCGGGCTCACCGCTCCCACGGCTGACGGCGGCGGGGGTCGGGGGTGTGCGGAGGCCGCCGAGGTGGTGGCGCGGACCGCTCGCGTCTGCCCGGCGACCGCCGCCGTGCTCACCTCCCACTTCGCCGCGGTCGCCGCGCTGGGGGTCTACGGGAACCCCTGGCTGCGGGGCGAGATCGCCGCCGGACGCCATCTCGCCACACTGGCCCTCGGGGACATCGGCCCCGAGGGGCTCCTCGCCGAGGAGGGATCGGGACGGCGGCACCTGTCGCCCGGGGGAGGCGGCTCGACCGCCGTCCGCTCCGGTGGTGTCGTCGCCCTGCGGGCCCGGCGGCGCGCAGTGGTCGCCGCAGGTGAGGCGGACAGTTATCTCTGGTCGTCCGAGGCGTGGGAGACATCTCGGCCGACCGTGCCGCAGGCCCTGCCGGGGCGTTCCCGGCGGACGGACCGGGGCGGCGTGACCCTGTGGGTCGTCCCGGCCCACGCGCCCGACCTGTTCGTCCCGGCGAGGCCCGACGGCGCGGGGCCCGGCGGCAGCGGGACCTCGACCGTGTGTGCCGACCCGGTGCTCGTTCCGGCCGACGCGATGCTCGGACCGGACGGCGGGGGAGGGGACATCGTCCTCGGCGTCGTACGGCCCTGGCTGCTCGAACTGACCGCCGCGATGGCCGCGGAGATGCCGCGAACCCGGGAAGTGCCGTGCCAGGAGCCCGGCTTCGCGGACGCGCGTTCCGGGACCGGCCCGTCGCAGGGCGCGGGCGGGCATGACGTCCGGTCCGGAGCCGGTCCGGCCGGGGCCGCGCGGTCGGAGGACACCGGCCTCGCCCCCGCGTGCCGGCCCGCCGGAACCCTCGCGCCGACGTGA